In the genome of candidate division WOR-3 bacterium, one region contains:
- a CDS encoding OmpA family protein encodes MKSKSVLLLLVAAAFLIPLSTLSGRVSLDGSGGWFRIPSAYNLGKGTFTIGSRLMLNYYAFEDSFPTTLIYYDTTWVGPVFTVDTTTRDTVVSTGDALMCITVPFGISYAITDFDEFGISGVFYYDRFIAQHIHIRPDNPGIIENDSLGTFQYFGRNSIVSSAIGDISVFYKRTIPVNEKFTMGGLIQIIFPTGPEREDSFVRRTTPDSLRVSEDDITWNGGLFRTFRQGFGGGVSLIGSFKPIPESPFSLGGIVGYNYLGYNEYQTLLVGIGASFKGKYFEPFVEATGTFVLSPDSIASPLRLTPGLRFTSLPGLYLDIAYDFRLTSNDKYNVESYAFSPDWLASVGFGWSYDFIPDRPKLAWIAGTVMDSKTMTGIYGASVAFEDTTADGFLFPTLATDDYGAWFVADIPAPRYIEVTATAPGYSSVSPRPVYVSPGDSVTGLDFVLEQNLGIIKGVVYEIKTDASTAPIAANINITGDTTLSISTDENGRFEITLLPGTFNFEAYVAGYIPSKKEFSLESKQVLVAEFNLLKEKAELVFHNINFEVNKAELLPESYPILDQLARLLKENPDVKIEIQGHTDSDGSNAHNQQLSEARAGSVRNYLINSHGISPEKLIAIGYGESRLMISPERSREDKRMNRRVEFHVIDN; translated from the coding sequence ATGAAGAGCAAATCAGTATTGTTATTGTTGGTTGCGGCGGCTTTTCTGATTCCGCTCTCGACGCTCAGCGGAAGAGTGAGCCTCGACGGATCAGGCGGTTGGTTCAGAATCCCGTCAGCTTACAACCTCGGCAAAGGAACTTTCACGATTGGCTCAAGGTTAATGCTCAATTATTACGCGTTCGAGGATTCTTTTCCGACTACCCTGATTTACTACGACACGACTTGGGTGGGACCGGTTTTCACTGTCGACACGACGACCAGAGACACGGTGGTCAGTACTGGAGACGCTCTTATGTGTATTACAGTTCCATTCGGAATCTCTTACGCGATTACAGATTTCGACGAATTCGGGATTTCGGGCGTTTTTTATTATGACCGTTTCATCGCCCAGCACATACACATAAGACCTGACAATCCAGGAATAATCGAAAACGACTCACTCGGCACTTTCCAATATTTCGGAAGGAACAGTATTGTCAGCTCCGCTATTGGCGATATTTCTGTGTTCTACAAAAGAACCATTCCAGTCAACGAAAAATTTACAATGGGCGGATTAATTCAGATAATATTCCCTACCGGTCCTGAGAGAGAGGATTCTTTCGTCAGAAGGACGACCCCGGACAGTCTCAGGGTCAGCGAGGACGACATAACATGGAACGGAGGCCTGTTCAGGACTTTCAGACAGGGATTCGGCGGCGGAGTCAGCCTGATAGGCTCTTTCAAACCTATCCCTGAATCTCCGTTCTCTCTCGGAGGAATAGTCGGTTACAATTACTTGGGCTACAATGAATATCAGACATTGCTCGTCGGCATTGGCGCTTCTTTCAAAGGAAAGTATTTCGAGCCTTTCGTAGAAGCGACAGGAACTTTCGTACTTTCTCCCGACAGCATTGCAAGCCCTCTGAGACTGACTCCCGGACTCCGCTTCACATCTCTGCCGGGGCTTTATCTTGACATAGCTTACGATTTCAGGCTGACTTCGAACGACAAGTACAACGTCGAAAGTTACGCATTCAGCCCGGACTGGCTCGCTTCAGTTGGATTCGGCTGGTCATACGATTTCATCCCGGACCGCCCGAAACTCGCCTGGATTGCCGGAACAGTGATGGACTCCAAAACAATGACAGGCATATACGGAGCGAGCGTCGCGTTTGAAGACACAACGGCCGACGGATTTCTCTTCCCCACGCTGGCCACGGACGATTACGGTGCATGGTTCGTAGCCGACATACCTGCTCCCAGGTATATCGAGGTAACGGCAACTGCTCCCGGTTATTCATCAGTAAGTCCCAGACCCGTTTACGTTTCTCCGGGCGATTCTGTGACCGGCCTCGATTTCGTTCTCGAGCAGAATCTCGGCATTATAAAGGGCGTAGTCTATGAGATCAAAACCGACGCTTCAACGGCGCCCATAGCCGCCAACATTAACATTACGGGAGACACGACCCTGTCGATTTCGACTGACGAAAACGGCAGATTTGAAATCACTCTTCTTCCCGGTACATTCAATTTTGAAGCTTACGTAGCCGGATATATTCCGTCGAAAAAGGAATTCAGTCTCGAAAGCAAACAGGTTTTGGTCGCGGAGTTCAATCTTCTCAAAGAGAAAGCCGAACTGGTGTTCCACAACATAAACTTCGAAGTCAACAAAGCTGAACTTCTGCCGGAATCCTATCCCATCCTCGACCAGCTCGCGAGACTTCTCAAAGAAAATCCCGACGTAAAGATAGAAATACAGGGACACACTGACAGCGACGGAAGCAACGCTCACAACCAGCAGCTTTCCGAAGCGAGAGCCGGTTCTGTTCGGAACTACCTGATCAACTCTCACGGAATCTCCCCTGAAAAACTCATCGCCATAGGTTACGGCGAGTCGAGGCTCATGATTTCACCCGAGAGATCGAGAGAAGACAAGAGAATGAACAGAAGAGTGGAATTCCACGTCATAGATAACTAA
- a CDS encoding Hsp20/alpha crystallin family protein, which translates to MYKIHDESPLMDIIVKKTSVVLTVEVPGLKAEDIIIQLNEDKITLISKIPPALTVEGKYVLMERCHRPFNRTISLPHKIDPDSIKTNLSGGILTIHLSILKEVRSARTIQLL; encoded by the coding sequence ATGTACAAGATTCACGATGAAAGCCCTTTGATGGATATTATCGTAAAAAAAACGTCAGTGGTTTTGACGGTGGAAGTTCCCGGTCTCAAAGCCGAAGACATAATAATTCAGCTGAACGAGGACAAGATCACGCTGATTTCAAAGATTCCTCCGGCCTTAACAGTCGAGGGTAAATACGTTTTAATGGAAAGATGTCACAGACCGTTTAACAGGACAATTTCTCTTCCTCATAAAATCGATCCTGATTCTATTAAGACAAATCTATCGGGAGGAATTCTCACGATTCATCTGTCAATATTAAAGGAGGTTCGTTCTGCAAGGACAATCCAGCTACTCTGA
- a CDS encoding phosphoribosylformylglycinamidine cyclo-ligase has product MKYSDSGVDIEKAERALGRIKELVKSTFNERVVQDIGNFGAVFSYRENRYLVSSADGVGTKLKIAFATGVHSTIGQDLVNHCVNDIFVLGASPMFFLDYIASGKIVEDTYERIIDGLSRACKTNSCCLIGGETAEMPGFYMEGEYDIAGFIVGEVGKEDILGSQRVSATDIIYGIESSGLHTNGYSLARKILENKKIDLSDYQQDISSSWGEALLKIHRTYYPLLREAVQEKKLVSAMAHITGGGIGKNLKRSIPADLNAVIEMNWQIPAVFSALKSLGNVDESEMMLAFNMGMGMICSVPQNKCREFETYLGLKGEPVHRIGFFEKGSGDVRFAGS; this is encoded by the coding sequence ATGAAATATTCCGATTCCGGCGTTGACATAGAGAAAGCCGAAAGAGCGCTCGGAAGAATTAAAGAACTCGTTAAATCCACTTTCAACGAAAGAGTCGTGCAGGACATCGGCAATTTCGGAGCGGTCTTCTCATACCGGGAAAACAGATACCTGGTGTCATCCGCCGACGGTGTCGGAACCAAGCTCAAGATAGCTTTCGCCACGGGAGTTCACAGCACTATCGGTCAGGATCTTGTAAACCACTGCGTCAACGACATATTTGTTCTCGGAGCAAGCCCGATGTTTTTTCTCGACTACATAGCGTCGGGAAAAATCGTGGAAGACACTTACGAGAGAATAATTGACGGCCTCTCTCGGGCATGCAAAACCAATTCATGTTGTCTGATAGGCGGCGAGACGGCCGAAATGCCCGGCTTTTACATGGAAGGCGAATACGACATAGCAGGTTTCATTGTGGGCGAAGTAGGAAAGGAAGACATCCTCGGGTCACAAAGAGTATCTGCAACTGACATAATATACGGAATAGAATCCTCAGGTCTTCACACAAACGGATATTCTCTGGCGAGAAAGATACTCGAAAACAAAAAAATAGATTTGTCGGACTACCAGCAGGATATCTCTTCTTCGTGGGGCGAGGCTCTTTTGAAAATTCACAGGACTTACTACCCTCTTCTCAGGGAAGCCGTTCAGGAAAAAAAACTCGTTTCGGCAATGGCTCACATCACGGGCGGCGGTATAGGAAAGAATCTGAAAAGATCAATTCCGGCAGATTTGAACGCCGTCATTGAAATGAACTGGCAGATACCGGCCGTTTTCAGCGCTCTGAAATCTCTCGGAAATGTTGACGAATCGGAAATGATGCTGGCATTCAACATGGGGATGGGAATGATTTGTTCGGTTCCGCAGAACAAATGCCGGGAATTCGAAACCTACCTCGGTTTAAAAGGCGAACCCGTCCACAGAATAGGTTTCTTCGAAAAAGGGTCGGGAGATGTCAGGTTTGCGGGATCTTAA
- a CDS encoding anion permease: MPFFSVALLTVWEFLYFFSVFLARKKNRRIFLILSGAFLIVVSFFLSRAGTSAVLFSSFVFLNIYFYFVMFDKNRAAASWTGVASLLSFGILDLKSSFGFVLNESEISYNGVNWNIVGIFAGTMILADLFMKSRAPEFISEKITKKASTAGVAIVLVSVFSGAISIVCENVAALLIVAPVAFSVADKLKISPVPFLVSSAIFSNLEGASTLIGDPPSIILAANTGMNFNDFFFYHGRPGMFFAIQAGALAGFAFLFFYFRKLRQPIETVEVTKVLSWFPAFLLSFLTLGLALLSVFKLGFDFTGGIFCLLTAAFGLFWWKLKQKKGGTFRKTLGEFDFETVFLLMGIFILVAGLSKTGVIDKLAAFLGEKTAGNFPASFLFFTITSVIFSAFIDNVPFVTAMVPICLSMALKTGLGEVQTLSLAFAVTLGASIGGNITPIGASSNIVAVGLLKKKGLKVTFFDFLKIGLPFTLFSTAAAAGFIFFFWR; encoded by the coding sequence ATGCCCTTTTTCTCAGTTGCGCTTCTGACGGTCTGGGAATTTTTATATTTTTTTTCCGTTTTCCTCGCGCGTAAAAAAAACAGACGTATATTTCTGATCTTATCAGGCGCTTTTTTAATTGTTGTTTCTTTCTTTCTCAGCCGCGCGGGTACCAGCGCCGTTCTCTTTTCTTCCTTCGTTTTTCTCAACATCTACTTTTATTTCGTTATGTTCGATAAGAACAGAGCCGCCGCGTCGTGGACAGGTGTCGCCTCTCTTTTATCGTTCGGCATTTTAGATCTTAAGTCGTCTTTCGGCTTTGTGCTTAACGAAAGCGAGATATCATACAATGGTGTCAATTGGAACATAGTCGGAATTTTCGCTGGAACGATGATACTTGCCGATCTTTTCATGAAATCCCGCGCTCCCGAGTTTATATCTGAAAAAATCACTAAAAAAGCCAGTACCGCAGGGGTGGCGATAGTCCTCGTTTCTGTTTTTTCAGGGGCGATTTCGATTGTCTGTGAAAATGTCGCGGCTCTGCTGATAGTCGCTCCTGTAGCTTTCAGTGTGGCTGACAAACTGAAGATATCCCCTGTGCCCTTTCTCGTTTCTTCGGCAATATTTTCCAATCTCGAAGGGGCTTCGACTCTCATCGGCGATCCGCCGAGCATCATCCTGGCAGCAAACACCGGAATGAATTTTAACGACTTTTTTTTCTATCACGGCAGACCCGGTATGTTCTTTGCCATACAGGCTGGAGCTCTGGCGGGATTCGCTTTCTTGTTTTTTTATTTCAGAAAACTCAGACAGCCCATTGAGACCGTCGAAGTTACAAAAGTTTTGTCCTGGTTCCCCGCTTTCCTGCTTTCTTTTCTGACTCTGGGTCTGGCTCTTTTGTCGGTTTTCAAACTCGGCTTCGATTTCACGGGCGGTATTTTCTGTTTGCTGACAGCAGCCTTTGGTCTCTTTTGGTGGAAGTTAAAACAAAAAAAAGGGGGCACGTTCAGAAAGACGCTGGGTGAATTCGACTTTGAAACGGTTTTTCTGCTGATGGGTATATTTATTTTGGTCGCCGGTTTGAGCAAAACCGGCGTAATAGACAAACTTGCCGCCTTTCTGGGAGAAAAAACAGCCGGAAATTTCCCCGCTTCCTTTCTTTTTTTCACTATCACCAGCGTAATATTCTCGGCCTTCATTGACAATGTCCCGTTTGTTACGGCTATGGTTCCGATCTGTCTTTCGATGGCCTTAAAAACCGGCCTTGGAGAAGTTCAGACTCTGTCACTCGCTTTCGCAGTGACACTGGGAGCGTCCATCGGAGGAAACATCACGCCTATCGGAGCGTCTTCCAACATAGTCGCGGTGGGACTTTTGAAAAAAAAAGGTCTCAAAGTTACGTTTTTCGACTTTCTTAAAATCGGCCTGCCATTCACTTTATTTTCAACTGCCGCAGCTGCGGGATTTATTTTTTTTTTCTGGCGTTAA
- a CDS encoding SPFH domain-containing protein, with protein sequence MALKLMDIIEYHDSTGEIMVHRVPESGSAETKLGSQLIVREDQKAVFFRDGQALDVFGPGKHTLTAANLPVLTNFIGKLFDGRSPFRTEVVFVNTKTFTNSKWGTPEPIPFRDKELKFVRIRAFGAYSMRIIESQLFVNKVVGSQGRYSREQIEDFLRNIIIARFADFLGEVASKGVSIFDLASNYDEVAIGAKSRVQGDFEKYGLELTDFLINAISLPEAVQKMIDERASVEAMGGLGGFTQYQAASAMRDAAKNEGGGAGTGMGMGAGLGMGMMMPGMISQAMQGNMQSQQTKPCPHCNAAIPATAAFCPNCGKPTQTTKACPHCSNQIPADAKFCPNCGKETTPQKVNCPHCKKPIQAGVKFCPECGKQISE encoded by the coding sequence ATGGCTCTAAAACTGATGGACATAATCGAATACCACGACTCTACGGGTGAGATTATGGTACACAGGGTCCCTGAATCGGGATCCGCTGAAACAAAACTCGGCAGTCAGCTCATAGTCAGAGAAGACCAAAAAGCAGTCTTCTTCAGGGACGGACAAGCTCTGGACGTTTTCGGTCCCGGTAAGCACACGCTGACTGCGGCGAATCTTCCGGTACTGACAAATTTTATAGGCAAGCTTTTCGACGGCAGAAGCCCATTCAGGACAGAAGTAGTATTTGTAAACACAAAAACATTCACTAATTCCAAGTGGGGGACTCCTGAACCTATTCCTTTCAGGGACAAAGAACTTAAATTCGTAAGGATAAGAGCTTTCGGGGCTTATTCGATGCGGATAATTGAATCTCAGCTTTTTGTCAACAAAGTTGTCGGATCTCAGGGAAGATATTCCAGAGAGCAAATAGAAGATTTCCTGAGGAACATAATTATTGCGAGATTTGCCGATTTTCTGGGAGAAGTAGCTTCCAAAGGAGTTTCCATATTCGACCTTGCGAGCAACTATGATGAAGTTGCTATAGGAGCGAAATCAAGAGTACAGGGAGATTTTGAAAAATACGGCCTTGAACTGACTGATTTTCTCATTAACGCAATAAGCCTGCCTGAAGCCGTCCAGAAAATGATAGACGAAAGAGCTTCCGTGGAGGCGATGGGAGGCCTTGGAGGTTTCACACAGTATCAGGCGGCCAGCGCCATGAGAGACGCCGCAAAGAATGAAGGCGGAGGAGCTGGAACCGGAATGGGTATGGGAGCCGGCCTCGGCATGGGAATGATGATGCCGGGTATGATAAGCCAGGCCATGCAGGGAAACATGCAATCTCAACAGACCAAACCCTGCCCTCACTGCAACGCGGCCATACCGGCCACAGCGGCTTTCTGTCCCAATTGCGGAAAACCGACTCAGACTACGAAGGCCTGCCCTCACTGCAGCAATCAGATTCCTGCCGATGCCAAATTCTGTCCTAATTGCGGCAAAGAAACGACTCCTCAAAAAGTCAACTGCCCTCATTGTAAAAAACCGATACAGGCGGGCGTTAAATTCTGTCCTGAATGCGGAAAACAGATATCGGAATAA